A portion of the Thermosediminibacter oceani DSM 16646 genome contains these proteins:
- the spoVT gene encoding stage V sporulation protein T, with the protein MKATGIVRRIDDLGRVVIPKEIRRTLRIREGDPLEIFTDREGEVILKKYSPIGELAEFAKEYTEALHDSLGHIACIADRDAIIAVSGTPKKELMDKPLSSSMEAILEERKPVLIARTNEKEYVRITADDEDGKVRYTSQVIVPIIADGDPIGAVILLTKDPNVAMGELELKVAETAAGFLSRQMNIYQ; encoded by the coding sequence TTGAAGGCAACAGGAATTGTTCGACGTATCGACGATCTTGGGCGAGTCGTGATTCCGAAGGAAATCCGGCGAACCCTAAGAATTCGTGAAGGCGACCCTCTTGAGATATTCACCGACCGAGAAGGTGAGGTCATCTTAAAAAAATACTCCCCCATCGGAGAACTGGCGGAATTTGCTAAAGAGTACACCGAAGCCCTCCACGATTCCCTTGGCCATATTGCCTGCATAGCCGATAGGGATGCAATTATAGCGGTATCCGGTACTCCAAAAAAAGAGCTCATGGATAAGCCGCTGAGCTCAAGCATGGAAGCCATACTGGAAGAACGCAAGCCCGTCCTCATAGCAAGGACCAACGAAAAGGAATACGTGAGGATCACCGCTGACGATGAGGACGGCAAAGTGAGATATACCAGCCAGGTAATAGTCCCCATTATAGCGGACGGCGATCCCATAGGTGCAGTAATCCTGCTTACCAAGGACCCGAACGTAGCAATGGGGGAGTTGGAGCTCAAGGTGGCCGAAACCGCGGCCGGATTCTTATCAAGGCAGATGAATATATATCAATAA
- the pckA gene encoding phosphoenolpyruvate carboxykinase (ATP): protein MDNLKFPLLANLRKVHFNLPVPRLVEEAVTRGEGVLASNGALIVRTGKYTGRSPNDKFIVDEPSVRDEIWWGNNRPFPPDKFDALLRRMAAYLQNRDVFVFDGFVGADPKYRMPLRVVTEYAYQNFFSRQLFIRASGEELKDFQPEITVISAPGFKAQPEIDGTNSEAFIILSLEKRMVLIGGTFYSGEIKKSVFTLLNYIMPKAGVLSMHCSANMGRDGSTALFFGLSGTGKTTLSADPERLLIGDDEHGWSNEGIFNFEGGCYAKCINLSREMEPQIYDAIKFGAVLENVVYDEATREPDYKSDAITENTRAAYPVDYIPGAVIPGIGGHPRTVIFLTADAFGVLPPIARLSIEQATYYFISGYTSKLAGTERGITEPQATFSACFGAPFLPLSPITYAELLGEKIKKYKAEVFLVNTGWSGGPYGVGQRMELTYTRAMVRAALSGKLSDIEYEQDPVFGLMIPRACPGVPPEILNPKNTWHDKKAYDETVRKLARNFADNFKKFSSQWPHAAAAGPRLV from the coding sequence ATGGATAATTTAAAATTCCCGTTGCTTGCAAACCTGCGGAAGGTCCATTTCAACCTGCCGGTACCCCGCCTGGTGGAGGAAGCGGTGACAAGAGGCGAAGGAGTGCTGGCCTCCAACGGCGCCCTGATAGTCCGCACGGGAAAATACACCGGCCGGTCGCCAAACGACAAATTCATCGTCGACGAACCGTCGGTCCGCGATGAAATATGGTGGGGCAACAACAGGCCTTTTCCCCCCGACAAATTCGACGCTCTTTTACGCCGCATGGCCGCTTATCTCCAGAACAGGGACGTCTTCGTCTTTGACGGCTTTGTAGGTGCGGACCCCAAGTATCGGATGCCTCTGCGGGTGGTCACCGAGTACGCTTACCAGAACTTCTTTTCAAGACAACTCTTCATTAGGGCTTCCGGCGAAGAATTAAAGGACTTTCAACCGGAGATAACGGTAATCTCAGCCCCCGGCTTTAAAGCCCAGCCCGAAATCGACGGGACCAATTCCGAAGCTTTCATCATACTCAGCTTAGAAAAAAGGATGGTGCTGATCGGCGGAACGTTCTACTCCGGCGAGATAAAAAAATCGGTGTTCACGTTGCTCAACTATATCATGCCCAAGGCTGGGGTGCTTTCCATGCACTGCTCTGCCAACATGGGACGGGACGGTTCTACGGCGCTGTTCTTCGGTCTTTCCGGCACCGGCAAGACCACTCTTTCGGCCGACCCGGAAAGGCTTTTAATCGGTGACGACGAACACGGATGGTCAAACGAGGGCATCTTCAACTTTGAAGGCGGCTGCTACGCCAAGTGCATAAACCTCTCCAGGGAAATGGAACCGCAGATATACGACGCTATAAAGTTCGGCGCGGTGCTGGAAAACGTGGTCTACGACGAGGCGACCCGAGAGCCGGACTACAAAAGTGACGCCATAACCGAAAACACCAGGGCGGCATACCCGGTGGACTACATACCCGGCGCGGTGATACCGGGAATCGGAGGCCACCCCCGGACGGTCATCTTCCTTACCGCCGACGCCTTCGGCGTGCTGCCACCGATAGCCAGGCTGTCCATAGAGCAGGCGACGTACTATTTTATCTCGGGATATACCAGCAAGCTGGCGGGCACCGAGCGCGGGATTACGGAACCGCAGGCCACTTTCTCCGCCTGTTTCGGAGCTCCCTTCCTGCCTCTGTCGCCTATTACTTACGCGGAGCTTTTAGGGGAAAAGATAAAAAAATACAAAGCCGAAGTCTTCCTTGTAAACACGGGCTGGTCCGGCGGGCCGTACGGCGTCGGGCAGAGGATGGAGCTTACCTACACCCGAGCCATGGTGAGAGCCGCTCTCAGCGGGAAACTTTCCGATATCGAGTATGAGCAGGACCCGGTATTCGGTCTGATGATACCCCGGGCGTGCCCCGGTGTGCCCCCGGAGATTCTCAACCCAAAAAATACATGGCATGACAAAAAGGCGTACGATGAAACCGTAAGGAAACTTGCCCGGAACTTTGCGGATAATTTTAAGAAATTTTCAAGCCAATGGCCGCATGCTGCCGCTGCCGGCCCCAGGCTGGTGTGA